The following proteins come from a genomic window of Ictidomys tridecemlineatus isolate mIctTri1 chromosome 9, mIctTri1.hap1, whole genome shotgun sequence:
- the LOC101977340 gene encoding transmembrane emp24 domain-containing protein 11 isoform X2, with product MQVLAVLLCLSFPPSAAFYLHAGEREQKCLIEDVPGDTWVSGTFKIQQWDTGKLDFREPGPGLGMFVTVTTYNDEVLLSKLFGPEGTFYFTSYSPGEHIICLESNSTRFVSVGERRLRIHLDIRVGEHDLDAAIAQAKDKVNEVTFKLEHLMEQIEQILKEQDYQRDREEIFRITSEDTNSNVLWWAFAQTLIFISVGVFQMKYLKDFFIAKKLV from the exons ATGCAGGTGCTGGCGGTTCTgctgtgtctcagtttcccacCCTCGGCTGCTTTCTATCTCCACGCAGGGGAACGAGAGCAGAAATGCCTCATAGAAGATGTTCCAGGAGACACGTGGGTATCAG GGACTTTCAAGATCCAGCAGTGGGACACAGGCAAACTTGACTTCCGAGAACCAGGCCCTGGTCTGGGGATGTTCGTGACTGTCACAACATACAATGATGAG GTATTACTATCAAAATTATTTGGTCCAGAAGGAACATTCTATTTTACTTCATATTCACCTGGTGAACACATCATTTGCTTAGAATCTAATTCAACAAGGTTCGTGTCCGTTGGAGAGAGAAGGCTG CGCATCCACTTGGATATTCGAGTTGGAGAACATGACCTTGATGCTGCAATTGCTCAGGCAAAGGACAAAGTTAATGAAGTTACCTTCAAGCTTGAACATCTAATGGAACAAATTGAGCAAATACTCAAAGAACAGGACTATCAAAGG GACCGTGAAGAAATTTTTCGAATAACCAGTGAAGATACAAACAGCAATGTTTTATGGTGGGCTTTTGCACAAACGTTGATCTTCATCTCAGTTGGAGTTTTCCAAATGAAGTATCTTAAAGACTTTTTTATAGCTAAGAAgcttgtttaa
- the LOC101977340 gene encoding transmembrane emp24 domain-containing protein 11 isoform X1 gives MQVLAVLLCLSFPPSAAFYLHAGEREQKCLIEDVPGDTWVSGTFKIQQWDTGKLDFREPGPGLGMFVTVTTYNDEVLLSKLFGPEGTFYFTSYSPGEHIICLESNSTRFVSVGERRLQRIHLDIRVGEHDLDAAIAQAKDKVNEVTFKLEHLMEQIEQILKEQDYQRDREEIFRITSEDTNSNVLWWAFAQTLIFISVGVFQMKYLKDFFIAKKLV, from the exons ATGCAGGTGCTGGCGGTTCTgctgtgtctcagtttcccacCCTCGGCTGCTTTCTATCTCCACGCAGGGGAACGAGAGCAGAAATGCCTCATAGAAGATGTTCCAGGAGACACGTGGGTATCAG GGACTTTCAAGATCCAGCAGTGGGACACAGGCAAACTTGACTTCCGAGAACCAGGCCCTGGTCTGGGGATGTTCGTGACTGTCACAACATACAATGATGAG GTATTACTATCAAAATTATTTGGTCCAGAAGGAACATTCTATTTTACTTCATATTCACCTGGTGAACACATCATTTGCTTAGAATCTAATTCAACAAGGTTCGTGTCCGTTGGAGAGAGAAGGCTG CAGCGCATCCACTTGGATATTCGAGTTGGAGAACATGACCTTGATGCTGCAATTGCTCAGGCAAAGGACAAAGTTAATGAAGTTACCTTCAAGCTTGAACATCTAATGGAACAAATTGAGCAAATACTCAAAGAACAGGACTATCAAAGG GACCGTGAAGAAATTTTTCGAATAACCAGTGAAGATACAAACAGCAATGTTTTATGGTGGGCTTTTGCACAAACGTTGATCTTCATCTCAGTTGGAGTTTTCCAAATGAAGTATCTTAAAGACTTTTTTATAGCTAAGAAgcttgtttaa